One window of the Flavobacteriales bacterium genome contains the following:
- a CDS encoding GAF domain-containing protein, translated as MAESLIIDHTSSREEKYQSLLPQLKALVEGESDLVANLSNIMAALKETFGFFWVGVYRVEKEVMVLGPFQGPVACTRIGKGKGVCGTAWKEKRTLVVPDVNAFPGHIACSTASLSEIVVPVFDHSGNVIMVIDVDSDKLNDFSDTDRLYLEQVASLIQSLH; from the coding sequence ATGGCAGAATCCCTTATTATCGATCACACATCTTCCCGTGAAGAAAAGTATCAAAGTCTTTTACCTCAGTTGAAGGCTTTGGTGGAAGGGGAAAGCGACCTGGTTGCAAACCTTTCGAATATCATGGCAGCCTTGAAGGAAACTTTCGGTTTCTTTTGGGTTGGTGTTTATCGCGTTGAGAAAGAAGTAATGGTTCTGGGGCCGTTTCAGGGGCCTGTTGCCTGCACGCGTATCGGAAAGGGTAAGGGTGTTTGCGGTACTGCCTGGAAGGAAAAGCGAACACTTGTTGTTCCTGATGTGAATGCGTTTCCGGGTCACATCGCCTGTAGTACGGCGTCACTAAGTGAGATCGTTGTTCCCGTTTTTGATCACTCAGGGAATGTGATCATGGTCATAGATGTGGACAGTGATAAACTGAACGATTTCAGTGATACCGACCGTCTTTACCTGGAACAGGTGGCATCGTTGATTCAATCCCTTCATTGA
- a CDS encoding S8 family serine peptidase has product MRPFLLGLCMLSVLSGWCDPSDTSLVETYGFASWQNQVLNMECLHSKGFTGKGITIAHFDDGFNGIDTLGAFGHVFRDSLLKGTWDFVYNRPIEFSKTGTHGAHTLSVISAYQPGFFVGTAYGANILLAHTEDSRSETHQEEINWKNAVYWADSMGADIITSSLGYAMFDQGEVDYTLSMLNGDTAIITKAADEASLRGILVVVPAGNSGREKWQKVTFPGDAHYALTVGAVDSIGKVADFSGRGPTTDGRIKPDVAAMGRTVFFLRTNGEVAYGSGTSFSTPMMAGLAACLMEAHPERTNTQVISAIRQSANQYDQPDNDIGYGIPDACIADSILGVMDDQANGNIDLRPIVHGTITSQISATESGVEMRFDKNVWRKNKKQRPRKVIITNLHEELVYEARKFKTKTKENEVIFKSDFTLQPGNYILKVYYRDGPAGIINMRVK; this is encoded by the coding sequence ATGAGACCCTTCTTATTGGGACTTTGCATGCTGTCCGTTTTGAGCGGATGGTGTGACCCCTCCGATACGTCTCTCGTGGAGACCTATGGTTTTGCTTCGTGGCAAAATCAGGTATTGAATATGGAATGCCTGCACAGCAAAGGATTCACTGGCAAGGGTATCACCATTGCACATTTTGATGACGGTTTCAACGGTATCGACACCCTGGGTGCATTCGGACATGTTTTTCGCGACAGTTTGCTCAAAGGCACCTGGGACTTTGTGTACAACCGACCCATTGAATTTTCAAAAACCGGAACCCATGGCGCCCATACACTATCCGTGATCAGCGCTTACCAGCCGGGCTTTTTTGTAGGAACGGCATATGGTGCCAACATACTTCTTGCGCACACGGAGGACAGCAGATCTGAAACACACCAGGAGGAGATCAACTGGAAGAATGCTGTTTACTGGGCGGACTCCATGGGCGCAGACATCATTACCTCTTCCTTGGGCTACGCCATGTTTGATCAGGGAGAAGTTGATTATACCTTATCAATGCTCAACGGCGACACGGCCATCATTACAAAAGCGGCTGATGAAGCATCATTACGTGGCATACTGGTGGTTGTACCGGCAGGAAACAGCGGCAGGGAAAAGTGGCAGAAGGTTACCTTTCCGGGAGACGCGCACTATGCCCTGACGGTAGGAGCTGTAGATTCAATAGGCAAAGTGGCTGATTTTTCAGGAAGGGGGCCGACCACCGACGGCCGCATAAAACCGGATGTAGCCGCTATGGGTAGAACTGTTTTCTTCCTTCGCACCAATGGAGAAGTAGCCTATGGAAGCGGCACGTCGTTTTCAACCCCGATGATGGCAGGCCTCGCCGCTTGTCTGATGGAAGCACATCCGGAAAGAACGAACACCCAGGTCATCTCGGCGATCAGGCAAAGCGCGAACCAATATGATCAGCCCGACAATGACATAGGCTATGGCATTCCGGATGCGTGTATCGCTGATTCCATTCTCGGTGTAATGGATGATCAGGCGAACGGAAACATTGATTTACGTCCAATTGTCCATGGTACAATCACCTCCCAAATCTCAGCTACGGAAAGCGGCGTTGAAATGCGGTTTGATAAAAATGTCTGGCGAAAAAACAAAAAACAGAGACCTCGGAAAGTGATCATCACCAACCTTCATGAGGAGTTGGTTTACGAGGCACGGAAATTCAAGACCAAAACAAAGGAGAATGAGGTAATCTTCAAAAGTGACTTTACCCTTCAACCAGGCAACTATATATTGAAAGTTTATTACCGGGATGGTCCGGCAGGTATCATAAACATGAGGGTAAAGTGA
- a CDS encoding sulfite exporter TauE/SafE family protein yields MEWTNALVIALAGVVCGFINTLAGSGSLLSLPVLMYFGGMDIRLANGTNRIGILLQSLVGVRSFHQQNVLDMRQGLVLALPSIAGAVIGALFAVDLNEQMLERIIGGIFIVMLFVILFKPEKWIKGQADQIKGKPTVIQIVIMFLIGLYGGFIQAGTGIFLLAGLVLGVGYDLVRANAIKVLIVLIYTPLALGVFIYNGQVEYVSGLTLAAGNMVGAWLASRMAVKRGPVFVRWILIAVVVVSAGKFLGIYNW; encoded by the coding sequence ATGGAATGGACGAACGCCCTTGTGATTGCATTGGCAGGGGTGGTATGCGGATTCATCAATACCCTTGCTGGCAGCGGTTCACTTCTCTCATTGCCTGTTCTCATGTATTTTGGCGGGATGGATATCCGGTTGGCAAACGGGACTAACCGGATAGGCATTCTACTTCAAAGTCTGGTGGGCGTTCGCAGTTTTCACCAACAAAATGTGCTTGATATGAGACAGGGTCTTGTTCTGGCACTTCCTTCCATCGCAGGTGCTGTGATCGGAGCATTGTTTGCCGTAGATCTTAATGAGCAAATGCTGGAGCGCATTATCGGAGGTATTTTCATCGTCATGTTATTTGTTATTCTGTTCAAACCCGAGAAATGGATCAAGGGACAGGCAGATCAAATAAAGGGTAAACCCACGGTGATACAAATTGTCATCATGTTTCTGATTGGCCTTTATGGTGGATTTATTCAGGCAGGTACCGGTATATTCTTGCTGGCCGGGCTTGTGCTGGGGGTAGGTTATGACCTGGTTCGTGCAAATGCGATCAAGGTGCTTATCGTGCTTATCTATACACCGTTGGCCCTCGGGGTCTTTATCTACAATGGTCAGGTAGAATATGTATCCGGACTTACCCTTGCCGCAGGAAATATGGTCGGGGCCTGGCTTGCTTCAAGGATGGCTGTAAAACGGGGGCCCGTTTTTGTCCGATGGATTCTGATAGCGGTGGTGGTGGTGTCTGCCGGAAAATTCCTGGGCATTTATAATTGGTAA
- a CDS encoding pantoate--beta-alanine ligase — MGDKINVAMEVIRSSDALRQRLAGFSTAGRKIGFVPTMGALHKGHISLIKHALGENDVVVASIFVNPTQFNDPKDFDRYPVSTENDIRMLDEAGCTLLFLPAPDEVYPPDAPKPVVPDLGKLDRVMEGQFRPGHFSGVAMVLERFFSLVQPHQAYFGEKDYQQLMVVKHLAALRFPDLTIRPVPTMREKDGLAMSSRNLLLTPEDRRNASFIPAFLHTLPNEMATKTPAELKATASQYFANHGIQLEYLEFADGVTLQPIHSWNDSSDPRAFIAAYAGKVRLIDNVSLNPKE, encoded by the coding sequence ATGGGAGATAAGATAAATGTGGCCATGGAAGTGATTCGTTCGTCCGACGCACTCCGTCAGCGACTTGCAGGTTTTTCGACTGCCGGCAGGAAAATCGGCTTTGTTCCAACCATGGGTGCGCTGCATAAAGGGCATATCTCTTTGATTAAGCATGCGTTGGGAGAAAATGATGTGGTGGTGGCGTCCATCTTCGTAAATCCAACCCAGTTCAACGATCCAAAAGATTTTGATCGATATCCGGTAAGCACTGAAAATGATATTCGGATGCTTGATGAAGCGGGTTGCACCCTTTTATTTCTTCCTGCTCCCGATGAAGTATATCCTCCGGATGCCCCTAAACCGGTCGTTCCTGACCTCGGTAAATTGGATAGGGTGATGGAAGGGCAATTTCGTCCGGGGCATTTTTCAGGCGTCGCCATGGTCCTTGAAAGATTCTTTTCGTTGGTTCAACCTCATCAGGCGTATTTCGGTGAAAAGGATTACCAACAATTGATGGTTGTAAAACACTTGGCAGCCCTGAGGTTCCCGGATCTTACCATCAGGCCGGTGCCTACGATGCGTGAAAAGGATGGGTTGGCCATGAGTTCACGAAATCTTTTGCTTACCCCCGAAGACCGTCGTAATGCTTCCTTCATTCCTGCGTTTCTTCATACCTTGCCGAACGAAATGGCAACGAAGACCCCGGCTGAGTTAAAAGCAACGGCATCCCAATATTTTGCGAATCACGGTATTCAGCTCGAATACCTGGAGTTCGCAGATGGTGTTACCTTACAGCCAATTCATAGTTGGAATGACTCCTCCGATCCAAGGGCATTCATTGCGGCATATGCCGGGAAGGTCCGGTTGATCGACAACGTGTCCTTAAACCCGAAAGAATAG
- a CDS encoding glycogen/starch synthase yields the protein MEKTKVLFVSQEIFPYLKETEMSSVARHLPQGIQEKNKDIRTFMPRFGSINERRHQLHEVIRLSGMNLIIDESDHPLIIKVASIQAARMQVYFIDNEDYFQRKYTVADQNNKFFKDNDERSIFFCRGVLETVKKLGWAPDIIHCHGWMTSFLPLFLKKAFNEDPLFAESKVVFSVYNDGFKDKFNKKIADKAQFDSISKKDLKHLSEPTYTNLIKTAVDYSDAVIFGSPKVDSEIASYVKSSGTPALEYQSKDTYVDAYDTFYDEVVLGEPALIS from the coding sequence ATGGAAAAAACCAAAGTTCTCTTCGTCTCCCAGGAAATTTTCCCTTATCTAAAAGAAACCGAAATGAGCAGCGTTGCCCGGCATTTACCGCAAGGCATCCAGGAAAAGAACAAAGATATAAGAACTTTCATGCCACGTTTCGGATCAATTAATGAACGCAGGCATCAATTGCATGAAGTGATCAGATTGAGTGGAATGAATCTGATCATCGATGAGAGTGACCATCCGCTGATCATCAAGGTAGCTTCCATTCAGGCAGCCCGTATGCAGGTTTACTTCATCGACAACGAAGATTACTTTCAGCGTAAATACACCGTTGCAGATCAAAACAACAAGTTCTTCAAGGACAACGATGAAAGAAGTATTTTCTTCTGTCGGGGTGTTCTTGAAACCGTTAAAAAACTGGGATGGGCGCCTGACATCATTCACTGTCACGGTTGGATGACAAGCTTTTTGCCGCTGTTTCTGAAGAAGGCATTCAATGAAGATCCATTATTCGCCGAATCAAAGGTGGTCTTTTCCGTTTACAATGACGGATTCAAAGACAAATTCAATAAGAAGATCGCGGATAAAGCGCAGTTTGACAGCATTTCCAAGAAAGATCTCAAACACCTTTCCGAGCCAACATATACCAACCTGATTAAAACCGCCGTTGACTATTCCGATGCAGTGATCTTTGGCAGTCCTAAAGTGGACTCTGAGATTGCGTCTTATGTTAAATCATCAGGCACCCCGGCATTGGAATACCAATCAAAAGATACCTATGTAGATGCATACGATACCTTTTATGATGAGGTGGTTTTGGGGGAGCCGGCTTTAATTAGTTGA
- a CDS encoding DUF4270 domain-containing protein, producing MNPHGPNFKVISVLRKAFSFSAKFLFLLFLTGFYACNKPTPIGLEVQPSQDQIGVYVSDTSTVMAYTFRNDSLRSDETSLALLGSYVDPEFGKAEASFYTQLRLPTANVDFGTNPVLDSVIFTLGYKGTYYGDTNAVQTVEIYEMTEAMHLDSNYYSNSTFQTDPTPIGTATLKFTPNTVVVLDTDTADTLAPHIRIALDPAFGQKILAESGGPNLADNIAFQEFLKGLYVKVNNPSQSTGDGCIGYFNIINGVSGIDLHYSNDDADSLVYPITIGSFAARSNHFEHDYTGTIVEQHINGTAPDTNLLYLSAMAGVSAKIELPFIENWANNPKRSINRVELVMTLDNGSDVTFPAPLKVQLVGLDSAGAWTTLVDDAYSSQVYLDSRYFGGPLQDDNTYHFLITLHTNRILSGEIKNNGMVLVVSGNAISGSRLILNGPQSPLAGSRMKLKVTYTEF from the coding sequence ATGAATCCTCACGGCCCCAATTTTAAAGTGATTTCTGTTTTGCGGAAGGCGTTCTCGTTTTCCGCAAAATTTTTATTCCTGCTTTTTTTAACGGGTTTCTACGCCTGTAACAAACCCACCCCTATTGGTCTCGAGGTACAGCCTTCCCAGGATCAGATCGGCGTATACGTATCTGATACCAGCACGGTCATGGCCTACACTTTTCGGAATGACTCACTGCGTTCAGACGAGACTTCCCTGGCCTTGCTGGGCAGTTACGTTGATCCTGAATTCGGTAAAGCCGAAGCTTCATTTTACACACAATTAAGGTTGCCTACCGCAAACGTCGACTTCGGGACGAACCCTGTCCTGGACTCCGTAATCTTCACACTCGGATACAAGGGAACCTATTATGGTGACACCAATGCGGTCCAGACCGTCGAAATTTATGAAATGACGGAGGCCATGCACCTGGACAGCAACTACTACTCCAATAGCACATTCCAAACTGATCCCACTCCCATTGGCACCGCTACGTTAAAGTTCACCCCCAATACCGTGGTTGTGCTGGATACCGATACCGCCGATACCCTTGCACCTCATATCAGGATTGCATTGGATCCGGCATTCGGACAGAAGATTCTCGCCGAATCAGGAGGACCAAACCTCGCAGACAACATTGCCTTTCAGGAATTTCTGAAAGGCCTGTACGTAAAAGTAAATAACCCTTCACAATCAACAGGTGATGGTTGCATCGGCTATTTCAATATTATCAATGGTGTTTCCGGAATTGACCTGCACTATTCCAATGATGATGCAGATTCCCTTGTATATCCCATCACCATCGGATCATTTGCCGCGCGATCTAACCACTTCGAACATGACTACACCGGCACCATCGTAGAACAACATATCAATGGGACAGCCCCGGATACAAACCTCCTTTACCTGAGTGCCATGGCAGGCGTAAGTGCCAAAATCGAACTACCTTTTATTGAGAATTGGGCAAACAACCCCAAAAGATCCATCAACAGAGTGGAGCTTGTCATGACGCTGGATAATGGATCGGACGTGACCTTTCCTGCTCCCTTGAAGGTCCAGCTGGTAGGACTTGACTCTGCCGGAGCATGGACCACCCTGGTTGATGATGCTTATAGTTCACAGGTATATCTGGACAGCAGATATTTCGGAGGACCGTTACAGGACGATAACACTTATCATTTTTTGATCACTCTTCACACAAATCGGATCCTCTCCGGAGAAATAAAAAACAACGGTATGGTGCTTGTGGTTTCTGGTAATGCCATTTCCGGATCTCGGCTCATACTAAACGGACCTCAGTCCCCGCTGGCGGGATCCCGAATGAAGTTAAAAGTAACTTATACAGAATTCTGA
- the glmS gene encoding glutamine--fructose-6-phosphate transaminase (isomerizing) — translation MCGIVGYIGNRQAYPILMKGLKRLEYRGYDSAGIALLDNGFELFKCKGKVVDLEKVTEGRHTEGTIGIGHTRWATHGAPNDQNAHPHYSQSMELAIIHNGIIENYSALKKELEKRGYEFRSETDTEVLINLIEEIRKNEKTDLFEAVRIALNEVIGAYAIVILSSHDPDRLIVAKKGSPLVIGIGEDEFFVASDATPIVEYTKNVVYLEDNEIALIERGRDLVLKNIKNEEKTPYIQELELQLEMLEKGGYDHFMLKEIYEQPTSIRDSLRGRVSAEQGIVALGGIKDYEQKMANAPRIIIVACGTSWHAGLVGEYLFEDLARIPVEVEYASEFRYRNPIINEHDIVIAISQSGETADTLAAIEMAKSKGATIIGICNVVGASIPRATHAGSYTHAGPEIGVASTKAFTAQITVLTLMALSLAHKKGSIQESKFRQILHELELIPEKVETMLKANEQVQYIANIYKDVRNFLYLGRGYTFPVALEGALKLKEISYIHAEGYPAAEMKHGPIALIDEEMPVVVLATKKGNYEKVVSNIQEVKARNGKIIAVVTEGDVTVKELADHVIEIPETEEHLVPLISVVPLQLLAYHIAVMRGCNVDQPRNLAKSVTVE, via the coding sequence ATGTGTGGAATTGTTGGATACATTGGAAATCGCCAGGCCTACCCGATCCTGATGAAAGGGTTGAAACGCCTGGAATACCGGGGCTATGACAGTGCAGGAATTGCACTGCTCGACAATGGCTTCGAATTGTTCAAATGTAAGGGTAAGGTGGTGGATCTTGAAAAGGTTACCGAAGGAAGGCACACCGAAGGCACCATTGGCATCGGACACACCCGGTGGGCGACGCACGGTGCGCCCAATGACCAGAATGCCCACCCCCATTACAGCCAATCCATGGAGCTGGCCATCATTCACAATGGCATCATTGAAAACTATTCCGCATTAAAAAAGGAACTCGAGAAAAGAGGGTACGAATTCAGAAGTGAGACGGATACCGAAGTATTGATCAACCTCATCGAAGAAATTCGCAAAAACGAGAAGACCGATCTGTTTGAAGCAGTGCGTATCGCACTGAACGAAGTCATAGGAGCCTACGCCATTGTGATTCTTTCAAGCCATGACCCGGATCGTTTAATCGTTGCCAAGAAAGGAAGTCCGCTGGTTATCGGTATCGGAGAAGATGAGTTCTTCGTAGCATCAGATGCGACTCCCATTGTAGAATACACCAAGAACGTCGTGTATCTGGAAGATAACGAGATTGCCCTGATCGAGAGAGGACGTGACCTGGTGCTGAAGAATATCAAAAACGAGGAAAAGACCCCTTATATCCAGGAGCTCGAACTACAACTGGAGATGCTCGAAAAAGGAGGGTATGATCATTTCATGCTCAAGGAAATTTATGAGCAACCCACCTCCATCCGTGACAGCCTGAGAGGACGCGTAAGTGCCGAACAAGGCATTGTGGCGTTGGGTGGAATCAAGGATTATGAACAAAAGATGGCCAATGCGCCGCGTATCATCATAGTTGCATGTGGTACATCATGGCACGCAGGACTGGTCGGCGAATATTTGTTTGAAGACCTCGCACGCATTCCGGTTGAAGTGGAATATGCCTCAGAGTTCAGGTACAGGAACCCCATTATCAATGAGCACGATATCGTCATCGCTATCTCTCAATCCGGTGAAACCGCAGATACGCTTGCTGCCATTGAAATGGCCAAATCAAAAGGTGCAACGATCATCGGCATCTGCAATGTGGTTGGCGCATCAATTCCCAGAGCGACGCATGCCGGCTCTTATACCCATGCTGGACCGGAGATCGGAGTGGCTTCTACCAAGGCATTTACCGCACAGATCACCGTGCTTACCCTGATGGCCCTTTCGCTTGCACATAAAAAAGGGAGCATACAGGAATCCAAGTTCAGACAGATTCTTCACGAACTGGAATTGATCCCTGAAAAGGTGGAAACCATGCTCAAGGCCAATGAACAGGTACAATACATCGCCAATATCTACAAGGATGTTCGCAACTTCCTGTATCTGGGACGTGGCTACACTTTCCCTGTAGCCCTCGAAGGTGCATTGAAACTGAAAGAGATCTCATACATCCACGCTGAAGGTTATCCGGCAGCCGAGATGAAACATGGCCCTATCGCCCTTATTGATGAAGAGATGCCTGTGGTGGTGCTTGCTACCAAAAAAGGCAACTATGAAAAGGTGGTAAGCAACATCCAGGAAGTGAAAGCGCGCAATGGAAAGATCATTGCCGTAGTTACCGAAGGGGATGTCACGGTCAAGGAATTGGCCGATCACGTCATTGAGATACCTGAGACCGAAGAACACCTGGTTCCCTTGATATCAGTGGTGCCACTACAACTTCTGGCTTATCACATTGCCGTAATGCGTGGCTGTAATGTGGACCAACCCAGAAACCTGGCCAAATCGGTAACGGTAGAATAA
- a CDS encoding outer membrane beta-barrel protein, translating to MPDIKVCLYQKLRIQTNLVTPNSNKMISKKNLRRVIASSGMMCIMSLSFGQAFETGNSNIQIGYGFGNFVQAIFKTYETTYDEFKFKGTGPLFFKYEYAVNDKIGIGLNVAYIGAEVSYTDKDHITSNGEFYKETIKWSNISALARMNLHFGDNDKFDPYWGFGLGYRTGNTTYDDNDPDYDNSASLKSYIPFGFETTLGARYFFSDNFGLYAETGLAKAVFQVGLDIKF from the coding sequence ATGCCTGATATTAAAGTATGTTTGTATCAGAAATTAAGGATTCAGACTAATTTAGTTACACCAAATTCAAATAAGATGATCTCAAAAAAGAACCTTCGTCGCGTAATTGCCAGCAGTGGAATGATGTGTATCATGTCGCTTTCATTTGGACAAGCTTTTGAAACAGGCAATAGTAATATCCAAATTGGTTATGGATTCGGTAATTTTGTTCAAGCTATTTTCAAAACCTATGAAACAACTTATGATGAGTTTAAATTCAAAGGAACCGGTCCGTTATTCTTTAAATATGAATATGCGGTTAATGATAAAATCGGTATTGGACTGAATGTAGCTTATATTGGGGCTGAAGTTTCATATACGGATAAGGATCATATCACCTCCAATGGAGAGTTTTACAAAGAAACCATCAAGTGGAGTAATATCAGCGCATTGGCACGAATGAACCTTCACTTTGGAGACAATGACAAGTTTGATCCTTACTGGGGCTTTGGATTAGGCTATCGCACAGGTAACACCACGTATGATGATAATGACCCGGACTATGATAATTCTGCCAGCCTTAAGTCATATATCCCGTTCGGATTTGAGACCACGTTGGGTGCAAGGTATTTTTTCAGTGATAATTTCGGTTTATATGCTGAGACAGGTCTTGCCAAGGCTGTATTTCAGGTTGGTCTGGATATCAAATTCTAG
- a CDS encoding superoxide dismutase: MAFTLPSLPYAFDALEPHIDARTMEIHHGKHHNGYTTNLNAAIQGTPLENSSIEEILAGVSKHSPAIRNNGGGFYNHCLFWEVMSPKGGGNPDGEIGSAINNAFGSFDNFKEKFSNAAATRFGSGWAWLVVSGGKLEVCSTANQDNPLMDIAEVKGAPILGIDVWEHAYYLNYQNRRPDYIQAFWNVINWDEVNKRLQTVDQTLAAAK, from the coding sequence ATGGCTTTTACACTACCTTCATTGCCTTATGCATTTGATGCATTAGAGCCTCATATTGACGCCCGTACCATGGAAATTCACCATGGCAAACATCACAACGGTTATACCACCAATCTGAATGCGGCTATTCAGGGAACACCATTGGAAAACAGCAGTATCGAAGAGATTCTGGCGGGCGTTTCCAAGCATTCTCCTGCGATCCGCAACAACGGTGGCGGATTCTACAATCACTGCCTTTTCTGGGAGGTGATGTCGCCGAAGGGTGGCGGTAATCCGGACGGAGAAATCGGTTCAGCCATCAATAATGCATTCGGTTCTTTTGACAATTTCAAAGAGAAATTTTCCAATGCCGCTGCAACCCGTTTCGGTTCGGGCTGGGCCTGGCTGGTGGTTTCCGGCGGCAAGCTCGAAGTTTGTTCTACCGCAAATCAGGATAATCCACTTATGGACATTGCCGAAGTGAAAGGTGCTCCTATCCTTGGAATTGATGTATGGGAGCATGCATACTACCTGAATTATCAGAACCGTCGTCCGGATTACATCCAGGCATTCTGGAATGTGATCAACTGGGACGAGGTTAACAAACGCCTGCAAACCGTGGATCAGACGTTGGCCGCCGCAAAGTAG